One genomic region from Desulfuromonas sp. TF encodes:
- a CDS encoding amidohydrolase family protein: MPHEVIDVHMHCFTGRAHAETVSRGIEALRKEGVRHLAVVGLVNTHLDAEAMWNLIPGFVENHGDPLFHEAEDLLELSRLAEPVLLPLVDTRHLWGDVSTALQGYIEQGFRGIKGIYLADDENDLGVGNVPDTFGISLEQYQRREWDIFAFAEAHDLPLLYHMDARRYGDLMRALLEDFPGIRVNFAHFGIGRKAFCKILDRHPNVYTDLASMLHQIQSNPASYRDFILHYPDRVCFGSDAFLYAPETVIDYIRLVKELKLPEEVEVQVFSANPRRFLGRALGEV, translated from the coding sequence ATGCCCCATGAGGTCATCGATGTCCACATGCACTGCTTCACCGGACGAGCCCATGCCGAAACCGTCTCGCGCGGAATCGAGGCGCTTCGCAAGGAAGGGGTCAGGCATCTGGCCGTCGTGGGGTTGGTGAACACGCACCTGGATGCCGAAGCCATGTGGAACCTGATCCCCGGTTTTGTGGAAAACCATGGCGACCCCCTCTTCCATGAAGCGGAGGACCTCCTTGAACTATCCCGCCTGGCCGAGCCGGTCCTCTTGCCTCTGGTCGACACACGCCACCTGTGGGGGGATGTATCGACCGCTCTGCAGGGATACATCGAGCAGGGGTTTCGCGGCATCAAGGGGATTTACCTCGCCGATGACGAAAACGACCTCGGGGTCGGAAACGTTCCAGACACTTTCGGCATCAGTCTCGAGCAGTACCAAAGGCGCGAGTGGGATATCTTCGCCTTTGCCGAGGCTCACGATCTGCCGCTGTTGTATCACATGGACGCCCGGCGCTATGGCGACCTGATGAGAGCACTGCTGGAAGACTTTCCCGGGATTCGGGTCAATTTCGCCCACTTCGGCATCGGGAGGAAGGCTTTCTGCAAAATTCTCGACCGTCATCCCAATGTTTACACCGATCTCGCCTCGATGCTGCACCAAATTCAGAGCAATCCGGCGAGCTATCGGGACTTCATCCTCCACTATCCCGACCGGGTCTGTTTCGGCTCCGATGCATTTCTCTACGCGCCGGAAACCGTCATTGACTACATCCGGCTGGTGAAGGAGCTCAAACTGCCGGAGGAGGTGGAAGTTCAGGTATTTTCCGCTAATCCACGCAGGTTCCTGGGGCGCGCCCTGGGGGAGGTTTGA
- the oah gene encoding 6-oxocyclohex-1-ene-1-carbonyl-CoA hydratase, whose translation MATTDEIIAKSAPSHLIDHNLIDKDVESLCDGMVRYEKRPARRHDGSVAEGLYNAWIQFNNPKQYNSYTTDMVKATILAFRRASVDREVNAVVFTAVGDKAFCTGGNTKEYAEYYAGNPQEYRQYMRLFNDMVSAILGCDKPVVCRVNGMRIGGGQEIGMACDFTISQDLANFGQAGPKHGSAAIGGATDFLPVMIGCEQAMVSGTLCEPFSAHKAARLGIIADVVPALKVDGKFVANPTVITDRFLDEYGRVIHGEFKTGAELKEGRELIKNGEIDLSMLDKKVEELCAKLLETFPECMTKSLEELRKPKLEAWNRNKENSRAWLALNMMNEARTGFRAFNEGTKETGREIDFVKLRQGLAKGVPWTEDLIESLMPGGRD comes from the coding sequence ATGGCTACAACAGATGAGATTATCGCCAAAAGCGCACCGTCCCACTTGATTGATCATAATCTGATCGACAAGGACGTGGAGAGCCTGTGTGACGGCATGGTTCGTTATGAAAAACGCCCCGCCAGGCGCCACGACGGCAGCGTGGCGGAAGGGCTCTACAACGCCTGGATTCAGTTCAACAATCCCAAGCAGTACAACTCCTACACGACGGACATGGTCAAAGCCACCATCCTGGCTTTTCGCCGTGCTTCCGTCGATCGTGAAGTCAACGCCGTGGTCTTCACGGCCGTCGGCGACAAGGCTTTCTGCACGGGGGGCAACACCAAGGAGTACGCCGAATATTACGCCGGCAACCCGCAGGAATACCGCCAGTACATGCGCCTGTTCAACGACATGGTTTCTGCCATCCTCGGTTGCGACAAGCCGGTGGTCTGCCGGGTTAACGGGATGCGCATCGGCGGCGGGCAGGAGATCGGCATGGCCTGCGACTTCACTATCTCCCAGGATCTCGCCAATTTCGGCCAGGCCGGTCCCAAGCACGGGTCGGCGGCCATCGGCGGCGCCACCGACTTCCTGCCGGTGATGATCGGCTGTGAGCAGGCCATGGTCTCCGGTACCCTCTGCGAGCCTTTCTCGGCCCACAAGGCGGCCCGCCTCGGGATCATCGCCGACGTGGTCCCCGCTCTCAAGGTCGATGGAAAGTTCGTCGCCAACCCCACCGTGATCACCGACCGGTTCCTGGACGAATACGGAAGGGTGATTCACGGCGAGTTCAAGACCGGCGCCGAGTTGAAGGAAGGCCGGGAACTGATCAAGAACGGCGAGATCGATCTGAGCATGCTCGACAAGAAAGTCGAGGAGCTCTGCGCCAAGCTGCTCGAGACGTTCCCCGAATGCATGACCAAGAGCCTCGAGGAGCTGCGCAAGCCCAAGCTGGAGGCCTGGAACCGCAACAAGGAGAATTCCAGGGCCTGGCTGGCACTCAACATGATGAACGAGGCCCGCACCGGCTTCCGCGCCTTCAACGAAGGGACCAAGGAGACCGGCCGCGAAATCGATTTCGTCAAGCTGCGTCAGGGGTTGGCCAAAGGGGTTCCCTGGACTGAGGATCTGATCGAAAGTCTGATGCCCGGAGGCCGGGATTAA
- a CDS encoding thiolase family protein — protein sequence MKEVYLVESLRTPQGSFGGALADVEAPHLAAAVIQGLLERTGLPADAVDEVIVGQVLSGGSGQAPARQALRYAGLPDSVPAMTINKVCGSGLKALMLGAGSIRLGDAEIVIAGGMENMSGAPYCLKQGRYGYRMGSGELLDLMIHDGLQDPYSKNHMGVIAEATAEKHGLTREEQDTFALESYRKAQAAVENGIFAEEIVPVVKKSRKGETIVDRDEEPFKVDFDKITGLRAAFKKDGTITAGNASTINDGAALTLLASAEAVGKYGLKPKARLVSYASNSLHPDQFTEAPVGAIEKACAKAGLKIGDIDLFEINEAFAAVTLLAIKQLGIDPAKVNVNGGAVAIGHPLGVSGARLTATLVREMQKRRARYGLATLCIGGGEAVAAIFERV from the coding sequence ATGAAAGAAGTCTATTTGGTTGAATCCTTGCGTACCCCCCAGGGGTCCTTCGGCGGAGCGCTTGCCGATGTGGAGGCGCCTCATCTGGCGGCTGCCGTCATCCAGGGGCTCCTCGAGCGGACCGGCCTTCCGGCCGATGCCGTCGACGAAGTGATCGTCGGCCAGGTCCTCTCCGGCGGCTCCGGCCAGGCACCGGCCCGTCAGGCTCTGCGTTACGCCGGATTGCCCGATTCCGTTCCCGCCATGACCATCAACAAGGTCTGCGGCAGCGGGCTCAAGGCTCTCATGCTCGGCGCCGGCTCCATCCGCCTGGGCGATGCCGAGATCGTGATTGCCGGAGGGATGGAAAACATGTCCGGGGCTCCCTATTGTCTGAAGCAGGGGCGCTACGGCTACCGGATGGGCAGCGGCGAACTGCTGGACCTCATGATTCACGACGGACTGCAGGATCCCTACAGCAAGAACCACATGGGGGTCATCGCCGAAGCCACCGCCGAGAAGCATGGTCTGACCCGGGAAGAGCAGGACACCTTCGCCCTTGAATCGTATCGCAAGGCCCAGGCGGCCGTGGAGAACGGCATCTTCGCCGAAGAGATCGTCCCGGTGGTGAAAAAGTCCCGCAAGGGTGAGACGATCGTCGACAGGGACGAGGAACCTTTCAAAGTCGACTTCGACAAGATCACCGGCCTGCGTGCAGCCTTTAAAAAGGACGGAACCATCACCGCCGGCAACGCTTCGACCATCAACGACGGGGCGGCTCTCACCCTGCTCGCCAGCGCCGAGGCGGTGGGAAAATACGGCCTCAAGCCCAAGGCCCGCCTGGTTTCCTATGCCAGCAACAGCCTGCACCCGGACCAGTTCACCGAGGCGCCCGTGGGGGCCATCGAGAAAGCCTGTGCCAAGGCGGGGCTCAAGATCGGCGACATCGACCTCTTCGAGATCAACGAGGCCTTTGCAGCCGTGACCCTGCTCGCCATCAAGCAGCTGGGGATCGATCCGGCGAAGGTCAATGTCAACGGCGGCGCCGTCGCCATCGGTCATCCTCTGGGGGTCAGCGGCGCCCGCCTGACCGCCACTCTGGTGCGGGAAATGCAGAAACGCCGGGCCCGCTACGGCCTGGCCACCCTGTGCATCGGCGGCGGCGAGGCGGTCGCGGCCATCTTCGAACGGGTTTAA
- a CDS encoding heterodisulfide reductase-related iron-sulfur binding cluster — protein sequence MEYTREIYWNIGHSAGVLIPMYLLAFAAFGVLGWAFWKRIQVYRQGQPLNRLDNLGERIPYFLKNALGQLRVLRVKGPGSLHSLFFWGFLLLFIGTCLIALQADFTDPLFGVKFLKGNFYKLFSVTLDVAGLVALVMLAGLFVRRYLVRPKGLETNRDDAIMHGLLFVILLTGFVLEGARMAVTELGTPLAAWSPVGLVFAKAMAGMGDDALRSLHTGTWWFHLALTISFIIAIPFTKLRHLFTTPVNYLLAPLGPKGAMTTIDLEDEEAESFGVSKVTDLTWKDIFDSDACMKCKRCQDRCPAWATDKPLSPMKIVQQIGEVSFDQPEANLVDTCTRDALWACTTCRACQEICPASIEHVNKIIDMRRNLVLMEGEFPGEEVMTAVDQLEVNGNPLGIGYATRGDWTKDLPVVTLAEDAEVDVLYFVGCYASFDKRNQAVAKSFIKLCSAAGVKVGILGKEEKCCGDPARKLGNEYLYQTLAAENIELIKGYGVKKVVTTCPHCFNTLAKDYRDLGFDIEVEHYTVFLDRLLGQGQLKVKAETFDCTYHDSCYMGRYNDIYEAPRTLIQAAGGRIEEMDKSRAESFCCGAGGGRILAEENLGSRISVKRVGMAAETKAPTLVSNCPFCLTMFEDGVKGAGLEGDLAPRDIAEILAERL from the coding sequence ATGGAATATACAAGAGAGATCTACTGGAACATAGGCCATAGCGCCGGGGTGCTCATCCCCATGTATCTGCTGGCCTTCGCGGCTTTCGGCGTGCTGGGCTGGGCCTTCTGGAAACGTATCCAGGTCTACCGGCAGGGTCAGCCCCTGAATCGCCTCGACAATCTCGGGGAGCGTATCCCCTATTTTTTAAAGAACGCCCTGGGGCAGCTCAGGGTGCTGCGGGTCAAGGGCCCCGGCAGCCTTCACAGCCTATTCTTCTGGGGGTTTCTCCTGCTGTTCATCGGCACCTGTCTGATTGCCCTGCAGGCCGACTTCACCGATCCGCTCTTCGGCGTGAAGTTCCTCAAGGGGAATTTCTACAAGCTCTTCTCCGTCACCCTCGATGTGGCCGGCCTCGTCGCCCTGGTCATGCTCGCCGGCCTCTTCGTTCGCCGTTACCTGGTGCGCCCGAAAGGTCTGGAGACCAATCGCGACGACGCCATCATGCACGGCCTGCTCTTTGTCATCCTTCTCACCGGGTTTGTTCTCGAAGGCGCGCGCATGGCGGTCACTGAACTGGGTACTCCGCTTGCGGCCTGGTCGCCGGTCGGTCTGGTCTTTGCCAAGGCCATGGCCGGCATGGGTGACGATGCTCTGCGCAGTCTGCATACCGGCACCTGGTGGTTCCATCTCGCCCTGACGATCAGTTTTATCATCGCCATCCCTTTCACGAAGCTTCGTCATCTCTTCACCACCCCCGTCAACTACCTGCTGGCGCCCCTCGGTCCGAAAGGAGCGATGACCACGATCGATCTCGAGGATGAAGAAGCCGAAAGCTTCGGCGTCAGCAAGGTGACGGACCTCACCTGGAAAGACATCTTCGACAGCGACGCCTGCATGAAGTGCAAACGCTGCCAGGACCGCTGCCCGGCCTGGGCCACCGACAAGCCGCTCTCACCGATGAAGATCGTCCAGCAGATCGGCGAGGTCTCTTTCGACCAGCCCGAGGCGAACCTGGTCGATACGTGCACCAGGGACGCCCTCTGGGCCTGTACGACCTGCCGCGCCTGCCAGGAAATCTGCCCGGCATCCATCGAACACGTGAACAAGATCATCGATATGCGCCGCAATCTGGTGCTTATGGAAGGGGAGTTTCCCGGCGAAGAGGTGATGACCGCGGTCGATCAGCTGGAAGTCAACGGCAATCCCCTGGGGATCGGCTACGCCACCCGCGGCGACTGGACGAAGGATCTGCCGGTGGTAACCTTGGCAGAGGACGCCGAGGTGGATGTTCTCTACTTCGTCGGCTGCTATGCCTCTTTCGACAAGCGCAACCAGGCGGTGGCCAAAAGTTTCATAAAACTCTGCTCCGCCGCCGGCGTCAAGGTCGGCATTCTCGGCAAGGAGGAGAAGTGCTGCGGGGATCCGGCGCGCAAGCTCGGCAACGAGTACCTCTACCAGACCCTGGCCGCCGAGAACATCGAGCTGATCAAGGGGTACGGGGTGAAGAAGGTGGTCACCACCTGCCCTCACTGCTTCAATACTCTTGCCAAGGACTATCGCGATCTCGGCTTCGATATTGAGGTCGAACATTATACCGTCTTCCTTGACCGTCTGCTCGGCCAGGGGCAGCTCAAGGTGAAAGCCGAGACCTTCGACTGCACCTACCACGATTCCTGTTATATGGGCCGCTACAACGACATCTACGAAGCGCCGCGCACGCTGATTCAGGCAGCCGGCGGCAGGATAGAGGAGATGGACAAAAGCAGAGCCGAGAGCTTCTGCTGCGGCGCGGGCGGCGGACGTATCCTGGCCGAGGAGAATCTGGGCAGCCGCATCAGCGTCAAGCGGGTGGGCATGGCCGCGGAGACAAAGGCCCCGACTCTGGTCTCCAACTGTCCTTTCTGTCTGACCATGTTCGAGGACGGAGTGAAGGGGGCCGGGCTCGAAGGGGATCTGGCGCCCCGAGACATCGCGGAGATCCTCGCCGAGCGGCTGTAG
- the oadA gene encoding sodium-extruding oxaloacetate decarboxylase subunit alpha codes for MSKEKKPLGITEVVLRDAHQSLLATRMRLEDMLPIAEKLDRVGYWSLEVWGGATFDACIRFLGEDPWERLRALKKAMPNTPQQMLFRGQNILGYRHYADDVVEKFVERAAVNGIDVFRVFDAMNDPRNLETAVRAVIKQGKHAQGSISYTVSPVDTIDKWVELAKRVEDMGSHSLCIKDMAGLLSPYVAYELVTRLKKALAIPIHMQCHATTGMSTATYVKAIEAGADNVDTAISSMSLTYGHSPTESLVAIMAESERATGLDMALLQEISDHFREVRKKYAKFEGSLKGIDARIIMAQVPGGMLTNMESQLREQNAIHKMDQVLEEIPRVREDLGFIPLVTPTSQIVGSQAVINILTGERYKSMTKETAAVLKGEYGATSAPVNKELQKKVLDGAEPIICRPADLLAPEMEKLTGELRRIASEKGIALADNEVEDVLTYALFQQVGLKFIENRGNLTAFEPAPTAEDVSSKPSAPAALGGETFTVTGGGQTYVVQVVKASGAVAAAAAAAAAAPPGSAAPVPVETMGAPLAGNIWKVEVQPGQEVEEGDLLFILEAMKMENEVFAERSGVIAEVLVKEGDAVNAEQPLLTFVGEAGTAGAAPAQIATAPAAAKNGIAAPLTGNVWKIEVIPGQKVQEGDLLLILEAMKMENEVCADKDGTIGEIYIQEGNSVEIGQVLLTLV; via the coding sequence ATGAGCAAGGAGAAAAAACCACTCGGGATCACCGAGGTTGTACTGCGTGACGCGCACCAGTCCCTTTTGGCTACCCGCATGCGTCTCGAAGACATGCTCCCCATCGCCGAAAAGCTCGACCGGGTCGGCTACTGGTCGCTCGAGGTCTGGGGCGGGGCGACCTTTGATGCCTGCATCCGCTTCCTCGGCGAAGACCCCTGGGAACGACTCCGGGCGCTGAAAAAAGCCATGCCCAACACCCCGCAACAGATGCTGTTCCGGGGGCAGAACATCCTCGGCTACCGTCATTATGCCGACGACGTCGTCGAGAAGTTCGTCGAGCGGGCGGCTGTGAACGGCATTGACGTCTTCCGCGTCTTCGATGCCATGAACGACCCCCGCAACCTCGAGACTGCCGTCCGGGCCGTCATCAAGCAGGGCAAACATGCCCAGGGGAGCATCTCCTATACCGTCAGCCCCGTGGACACCATCGACAAATGGGTTGAGCTCGCCAAGCGTGTCGAGGACATGGGTTCCCACTCCCTCTGCATCAAGGACATGGCCGGCCTCCTCTCTCCCTACGTCGCCTATGAGCTGGTCACCAGGCTCAAGAAAGCGCTCGCCATCCCGATCCACATGCAGTGCCATGCGACGACCGGCATGTCCACCGCCACCTATGTGAAGGCCATCGAGGCCGGGGCTGACAACGTCGACACGGCCATCTCGTCCATGAGCTTGACCTACGGCCACTCCCCCACCGAGAGCCTCGTGGCCATCATGGCTGAGAGCGAGCGTGCTACCGGCCTCGATATGGCCCTTCTGCAGGAAATCTCCGATCACTTCCGCGAAGTGCGCAAAAAGTACGCGAAATTCGAGGGATCCCTCAAGGGAATCGATGCCCGGATCATCATGGCCCAGGTCCCCGGCGGCATGCTGACCAACATGGAAAGCCAGCTGCGGGAACAGAACGCCATCCACAAGATGGACCAGGTGCTGGAGGAAATTCCCCGAGTCAGGGAGGACCTCGGCTTTATTCCTCTTGTGACCCCCACTTCCCAGATCGTGGGCAGCCAGGCCGTCATCAACATCCTGACCGGCGAGCGTTACAAGTCGATGACGAAGGAAACCGCCGCGGTCCTCAAGGGCGAGTACGGTGCGACCTCTGCCCCGGTGAACAAGGAGCTGCAGAAGAAGGTTCTGGACGGGGCGGAGCCCATCATCTGCCGCCCGGCGGATCTCCTCGCCCCGGAAATGGAGAAACTCACCGGCGAGCTGCGCCGGATTGCCTCCGAAAAGGGGATCGCGCTGGCCGACAACGAGGTGGAGGACGTGCTGACCTATGCCCTCTTCCAGCAGGTAGGGCTGAAATTTATCGAAAATCGCGGCAATCTGACGGCGTTCGAGCCTGCTCCAACGGCCGAAGATGTCTCGTCCAAGCCCTCCGCGCCGGCGGCGCTCGGCGGTGAAACGTTCACCGTGACCGGGGGGGGACAGACTTATGTGGTTCAGGTCGTCAAGGCGAGCGGTGCTGTCGCGGCCGCGGCCGCTGCGGCGGCCGCGGCGCCCCCTGGATCCGCCGCCCCGGTTCCGGTGGAGACGATGGGTGCTCCCCTTGCCGGCAATATCTGGAAAGTGGAGGTCCAACCCGGGCAAGAGGTCGAGGAGGGCGATCTCCTCTTCATTCTCGAAGCGATGAAGATGGAGAACGAAGTCTTCGCCGAAAGATCCGGAGTCATCGCCGAGGTCCTGGTGAAGGAGGGCGATGCGGTTAACGCGGAGCAACCTTTGCTGACCTTTGTCGGAGAGGCGGGAACCGCCGGGGCTGCTCCCGCGCAGATTGCGACCGCTCCGGCAGCCGCGAAGAACGGAATCGCGGCTCCTCTGACCGGCAACGTCTGGAAAATCGAGGTGATCCCGGGGCAGAAGGTTCAGGAGGGCGATCTGCTGCTGATTCTCGAGGCGATGAAGATGGAGAATGAGGTCTGCGCCGACAAGGATGGGACCATCGGAGAAATCTATATTCAGGAGGGAAACAGCGTCGAGATCGGTCAAGTGCTTCTGACGCTGGTCTGA
- a CDS encoding 3-hydroxybutyryl-CoA dehydrogenase — protein sequence MIKHVGVLGAGQMGGGIAHVFAQAGYEVVLFDIAPAQLEKSLKGIEKNLGRQAEKGAVDAAAIPGILGRIRSTQQMEDLSGCDIAIEAVTEREELKLDIFRKLDGIVKEGAILASNTSSIPITRIAAVTKRPEKVIGMHFMNPVPVMKLVEVIRGLSTSDETFRATAGLVEKLGKEMAVSADYPGFIVNRILIPMINEAAFALFEGVASAEDIDKGMKLGTNQPMGPLTLADFIGLDTCLAIMEVLYGGFKDPKYRPCPLLVKMVEAGRLGRKTGHGFYRYE from the coding sequence ATGATCAAGCACGTTGGCGTACTCGGCGCCGGTCAGATGGGGGGCGGCATCGCCCATGTCTTCGCCCAGGCGGGCTACGAGGTGGTGCTCTTCGACATCGCCCCGGCCCAACTGGAGAAAAGCTTGAAAGGGATCGAGAAGAACCTCGGCCGCCAGGCCGAGAAGGGGGCCGTCGACGCGGCGGCCATCCCCGGTATTCTCGGGCGCATCCGCTCTACACAGCAGATGGAGGACCTCTCCGGCTGCGATATCGCCATCGAGGCCGTGACCGAGCGCGAGGAGCTCAAGCTCGACATCTTCCGCAAGCTTGACGGAATCGTCAAGGAGGGAGCGATCCTCGCCTCCAACACTTCCTCCATCCCCATTACACGCATCGCCGCGGTGACGAAGAGACCCGAAAAGGTCATCGGCATGCACTTCATGAACCCGGTGCCGGTCATGAAGCTGGTCGAGGTGATCCGCGGGCTATCCACCAGCGACGAGACCTTCCGGGCAACGGCCGGTCTTGTGGAGAAACTTGGGAAGGAAATGGCGGTATCGGCCGACTACCCCGGCTTCATCGTCAACCGCATCCTCATCCCCATGATCAACGAGGCCGCCTTCGCCCTTTTTGAAGGGGTCGCCTCCGCGGAGGATATCGACAAAGGAATGAAGCTCGGAACCAACCAGCCGATGGGACCGCTGACCCTGGCCGATTTCATCGGACTGGACACCTGTCTGGCGATCATGGAGGTGCTCTACGGCGGATTCAAGGATCCCAAGTACCGCCCCTGCCCGCTGCTGGTGAAGATGGTCGAAGCCGGCCGCCTCGGCAGAAAAACAGGGCATGGCTTCTATCGCTACGAGTGA
- a CDS encoding electron transfer flavoprotein subunit beta/FixA family protein produces MKLLVCIKQVPDMESRFKVDSAGTWYAESDLAWRMNEYDEYAVEQVVQLKEQHGGSPDITVLSIGPDRVKEMMKKALAMGCDRGVHVKDDESHRKDSFEIASIIAEFAKDKGFDVIFTGMQSQDRGSAQVGVLVAEMLGLPAVTTVVDFSFDEGAITAKRELEGGLKAIVKARTPALVTCQLGLNTPRYPTLPNIMKAKKKELLSVEVGELLKVEELLTTEKIYFPEKKGGGLILEGDVGDLADQLIKILKEKTGVLA; encoded by the coding sequence ATGAAATTACTGGTTTGCATCAAGCAGGTTCCGGACATGGAATCGAGGTTCAAGGTGGACAGCGCCGGCACGTGGTACGCCGAAAGCGACCTGGCCTGGCGGATGAACGAGTACGACGAGTACGCCGTGGAGCAGGTGGTGCAGCTCAAGGAGCAGCACGGCGGCTCGCCGGATATCACGGTGCTCTCCATCGGCCCCGACCGTGTCAAGGAGATGATGAAGAAGGCGCTGGCCATGGGGTGCGACCGGGGCGTGCACGTCAAGGATGATGAAAGCCACCGTAAGGATTCCTTCGAGATCGCCTCCATTATCGCCGAATTTGCCAAGGACAAGGGATTCGACGTGATCTTCACCGGTATGCAGTCCCAGGACCGCGGCTCCGCCCAGGTGGGCGTGTTGGTGGCCGAGATGCTCGGGCTGCCCGCGGTCACCACGGTGGTCGACTTCTCCTTCGACGAGGGGGCCATCACCGCCAAGCGTGAGCTCGAAGGCGGCCTCAAGGCGATCGTCAAGGCACGGACTCCGGCGTTGGTCACCTGTCAGCTCGGCCTCAATACTCCCCGTTACCCGACCCTGCCCAACATCATGAAGGCCAAGAAGAAGGAACTCCTCAGTGTTGAGGTCGGAGAGCTGCTCAAGGTGGAGGAACTCCTTACGACCGAGAAGATCTACTTCCCCGAAAAGAAGGGGGGCGGTCTGATCCTCGAAGGAGATGTCGGCGACCTGGCTGATCAGTTGATTAAAATTCTGAAAGAAAAAACCGGCGTACTGGCCTAG
- a CDS encoding class I SAM-dependent methyltransferase gives MNAPGVDPNRVKAHYSPRDLGNLGAAILAALAEEGKDIDRLNLEDLASIDEFHIRGRKATLELASRIGLDDGMEVLDVGCGLGGASRFLAAEVGCRVTGLDLAEEYCRVAAMLARRLGLDTRVSYRCGNALEMPFGDAVFDVLWTQHAAMNIPDKANLYREMRRVLKPGGVLAIYDICAGAGGPVHFPVPWAREPSISFLTEPARMRAILEEIGFEIRSWRDTTAEARSWFLRIGEKVRRKGPAPLGLHLLLGSDFRIMAQNLVRNLEEDRITVIEAIVGRPEHAGG, from the coding sequence ATGAACGCACCCGGCGTGGATCCCAACAGGGTGAAGGCCCACTATTCCCCTCGGGATCTTGGAAATCTTGGCGCGGCAATACTCGCTGCTCTGGCCGAAGAGGGGAAGGATATCGACCGCCTCAACCTCGAAGACCTGGCTTCCATCGACGAATTCCACATCCGGGGCCGTAAGGCGACACTTGAACTCGCCAGCCGGATCGGTCTCGATGACGGCATGGAGGTCCTGGATGTGGGATGTGGTCTCGGTGGCGCTTCGCGGTTTCTTGCGGCGGAGGTCGGCTGCCGGGTCACCGGGCTCGATCTTGCCGAGGAGTATTGCCGGGTCGCCGCCATGCTTGCCCGGCGCCTCGGCCTTGATACCCGCGTCTCCTACCGCTGCGGCAATGCCCTCGAAATGCCCTTCGGGGACGCCGTCTTCGATGTCCTCTGGACCCAGCATGCGGCGATGAACATTCCCGACAAAGCGAACCTCTACCGTGAAATGCGGCGGGTTCTGAAACCCGGCGGTGTGCTGGCAATTTACGATATCTGTGCCGGAGCGGGTGGGCCGGTTCACTTTCCCGTTCCCTGGGCTCGCGAGCCTTCCATCAGTTTTCTGACGGAGCCGGCGCGGATGCGCGCGATCCTTGAGGAAATCGGCTTCGAGATCAGAAGCTGGCGGGATACGACGGCGGAGGCACGTTCCTGGTTTCTCCGGATAGGGGAAAAGGTCCGCCGCAAGGGACCGGCACCCCTTGGCCTCCATTTATTGCTGGGATCGGATTTCCGGATAATGGCGCAAAACCTGGTGCGCAATCTCGAGGAAGACCGGATTACGGTTATCGAGGCGATCGTCGGGCGTCCTGAGCACGCGGGCGGATAA
- a CDS encoding enoyl-CoA hydratase/isomerase family protein, giving the protein MNHLLVENKDGVALLTVNRPKVLNALNEEVLKELRSALAALEEDSGVQVVVLTGAGEKAFVAGADIAAMANMTPSAALGFAREGQQVLLTIERMRKPVIAAVNGFALGGGLELALACDFIYASEKARFGFPEVTLGIMPGFGGTQNLSRLIGPKRASELVYSGRMIDAGKAHEWGLVNDVLPAAELLDSAEKTARQIAANGSLGVAAAKDALVSGLNMSKEDGFRYESTLFATLFATDDQKEGMAAFLDKRKPDFKNK; this is encoded by the coding sequence ATGAACCATCTTCTGGTGGAAAACAAGGACGGCGTCGCCCTGCTGACCGTCAATCGGCCAAAGGTCCTGAACGCCCTGAATGAAGAGGTGCTGAAGGAGCTGCGGAGCGCTCTTGCTGCCCTGGAGGAAGATTCCGGGGTACAGGTGGTGGTGCTGACCGGGGCGGGAGAAAAGGCTTTTGTTGCGGGAGCCGACATCGCCGCGATGGCGAACATGACGCCTTCCGCGGCCCTGGGGTTTGCCCGAGAGGGACAGCAGGTTCTTCTGACCATCGAGCGCATGAGAAAGCCGGTCATCGCCGCCGTCAACGGTTTCGCCCTTGGCGGAGGGCTTGAGCTGGCCCTGGCCTGCGACTTCATCTACGCCTCGGAAAAGGCCCGGTTCGGTTTCCCCGAGGTCACCTTGGGGATCATGCCGGGATTCGGAGGCACGCAGAACCTCTCCCGCCTGATCGGCCCCAAGCGGGCGAGCGAACTGGTCTATTCCGGCCGGATGATCGACGCCGGAAAAGCCCATGAGTGGGGATTGGTCAACGACGTTCTTCCGGCCGCCGAGCTTCTCGACAGTGCCGAGAAAACCGCCCGGCAGATCGCGGCCAATGGATCGCTCGGGGTGGCTGCGGCAAAGGACGCCCTGGTCAGCGGCCTGAACATGAGCAAGGAGGACGGCTTTCGCTACGAAAGCACCCTCTTTGCCACCCTTTTCGCCACCGACGATCAGAAGGAGGGGATGGCGGCCTTTCTGGACAAGAGAAAGCCTGATTTCAAAAACAAGTGA